The nucleotide window ggtcactgaggttcagggaagcgaagtgacttgcccaaagtcacacagcgacaagtggcggagcaggggtttgaacccgtgacctccgactccaacgcccgggctccttccactgagccgcacggtgccctgccctcagtaagcgcgcaataagtaGGATTGAGCGAGTGGGCTTGCCTCCCCTAGGGCCGGATGGGGCCGGGCTGCCCGCTGGGAAGATGAACATGGAGGAGATCAGCCACCTGCTGAGCCGGGAACTCAGGCTTCCCGGGGGCTCGGCTCCCCCCGTCCCCAACCGcgcccccaccgccccctcccaggTGCGTCCTCCCTCttcccggggggcggcggggagagcGGCCTTTGGGAGTCGGGGTGACTTGGtgtctcccccccctccatcctcctgcccgCCTCCCGCTGCCAAGCGGGGGTCCGGGCCGGTGGGTGGTAGCGGGGGGGGGAGCCCGGGGCCCGAGCCCACCCCGCAGCCTCCCCCTCTGTGACCCCGCCAACAGCCCGGCTGGCCCTGCCCCTCCTGCACCTTCATCAACACGCTGTCCCGGCCCGGCTGCGAGATGTGCGGCACGGAACGGCCCCGGCCCGAGGACGGCGGCGCCCGAAAGCCGCGGCAGGTACGGAgggctgggggcggcggggggcgggggcggtgacGGCGGGGTGACCCTCCCTCGCCGCTCCCGCCCGCAggccccggggcccgggcccctCAGCTCCGGCTCCCTGGACGACTTCATCCACCTGTCCTCCGAGTTCTGCTGACCGGACAGATCCTCCCGCCTCCCCTCGCCCACCCAGCCCGCCGGCGTGCGGGGCGGAGAGTGCTGCTTGTTTTTTTCCTGAAACGGAGCGGGGGGTGCAGCTGGACTCCTGAAGAAATCACCCACCCTCCTGCCTTGGGGAAGGGACCCCTCGGCCGTTGTGGCAGGGAGCCCACAACGGGGAGCACGATCCGGCCCTTGGGACTCCGGGCCCCGTCCCCCACCTTCACCGCGGCAGACtctggggagcgggaggaaggcCAGGGGGCCCGGATCCCCACCtctacctctccctcagcccagaGCTAAGGGGAACTGTTTGGGCTCTTTGGCCGTTGCGGTCAGCTCCTCTATTACAGACTGTGTAGACCGCGTGCGCGCTCGTGTGTCTCCTCCGTGTGCTATGCGGGCAGAACGCCCGGAgtaaggaatggggagatgcaggaggggCCGGAATCTGGATCGGACCTTCAGTTAAGGCCTGGGTGGGGGGATCGGGACGGTGCCAGTGGCGCACGAGGGGCAGCGGCCCCGATGCCAGCGGAAAGGCCAAGTGGAGCCTTTCCGTCTGAGTCTCTCAGGGCGGAGGGCGGCCCCGGCCCGCGCGGGTAGCGGGGGACCCTCGGGCCCtggagtggggctggggaagagaacGCCAACCTGCTGTCTCGCTTCCCCTTCCTGCTGCCGGTCGCGGGCCAAAATCCCCCTTCCCCAAAGGAAGCCTAAACTGTCGGCCGCCGGGCCCCAGGCCGCCCAGGGGATGGAGACCCTATAAGGGCCGGGCTGTTCAACACATAGGGCAGCCCAAGGAGACCCACTTGGCGGAATCTagctggtcccagctctgcttccAAAGGCCGACTGCTCTGTCCCCGCAACCACAGCACAGCTCAAACAGGTGCACCTTCAGAAACTTAATTTATtctggaggaggggcgggggggaggcgggggccgaGCCGCAGCtcctgcccccccctccccctttcccttccctccgccCCACGGGGCGGACAGCACCGGGGGAGGTCCGGGGACTGGGCGGTGGGCGGGAGGGTCCGGGGCGCTCACTTGGGGGGCCTGTACGCCAGCTTCCGGCTCTTCAGCACAGACCACTTGTGGCGCTTCATGGCGTAGACAAGGGGGAGCAGCAGCCCCATCATCAGCAGCATCTGCGGAGGGAGGGGATGACCGGGGGGGTCGGGGCGGGTTCCTGCCACCCCCGACCTCCCCGGAGTAGAGCGGCCGCCCCGCCCCACTCACTTTGAGCCCCATCCGTTTGCGGCTGTCGTGCTCGGGCTCGGCTGCCCAGCGGAGGAACGTGCACACGTCCTTGGCCACCTGAGACATGGTGGCCGGCGTGcctaggggatggggggggagattGGGGGTGAGTCCACGCGGCCCCCCGCTTAGGCAGGAGGGCGGTGGGAAGGGAGATATGGGGGTctggacccccctcctcccctcacacaCACCCTCCAAGCCCCCCTTCCTACCATCAGCCCCAACTCCCCGAGCTCCTCGGGACTCACGGGTCGACGAAGACCACCGGGTTTGAGggaaggggtgtgggggggagcaCTCAGCCCCGGAGgaagtcggggtggggggagctcaCCGTCGTCAAACTCGAGGACCTCGTTGTAGATGGGGGGGGCCATCCCGATGGCCTGGCCGGCGAAGTAGGGGTTGAAGTAGAGGCCCTCACGCAGAGACACCCCGGTGGGCGGGTCGCAGTAGCcggtgaggagggagaagacgTAGTCCTCGCCGCCGTGCCTGCAACGGTCCCCTCGGCTCACTGACCCGGGGCggacctctccccctctctcccctcaccggGTCCCCGCCTCGACCGGCCGCGGGGCGCTACCTGGCTCTGATGATGTAGCTGAGGTCGGGGGGCAGCGCCCCGTTGTTGGCGGCGCGGGCGGCCTCGGGGTTGGGGTACGGCTTGGGGAAGTAGTCCGACAGTTTGCCGGGACGCGTGAACATCTCCCCTTCCTCGTTGGGGCCGTCCTGGACCTCGGCCTGCGAAGACGGCGCCGTTCAGCCGCGGCCCCCGCCGGCCgggcgccgccccccgccccggccctcctcacctcctcggCTAGGGCCTTGGCCTCCGCCTCGGTGTAGCAGACGCCCACCAAGTGGCGATAGGCTAAGTAGTCCATGCTGTGGCAGGAGGAGCACACCTGCTTGTACACCTGGTAGCCTCGCCGTATACTAGGGGAGGGGGTAAGAGGGAGGTGTCTTAGCCGGGGGCCTCCCTCCGCCGACCCCTCCCCTCGAGCTGCCGGACCGTGCCCCCGGGGTCCCACCTGGCGTGGTCCAGGGCGGAGAGGAAGCCGCGGTGACTCCACGGGTAGCTGGGAGGGTGAAGCTCCAGGTCGCTGGCGGCCACGGCCGTGTGCAGGGCCACCGCCAGCCCCGCCCCGCCGGCGGCCAGCACGCCCAGCGTGGACAGGGCCACTTTCCGGCCCCGGGACAGGCTGGGAAACGAAGACATGGAGGCCTGCGAGGGCCCCCGTCCAGCTGGAAACGCtcgcaatgccctccctccgcacgtcctccgatctagctcttcctcccttcaaagccctcctgcgagctcacctcctccaggaggccttcccacactcagccccctttttcctcccctccttcccctccccacagcactcgtgtatatatttgtacagatttattgctctattttacttatcatcatcatcaatcgtatttattgagcgcttgttgtgtgcagagcactgtactaagcgcttggtaagtacaagttggcaacatatagagacagtccctacccaacagtgggctcacagtctaacatatttaccattctattcattttgataaCAACGCGCATctcgctttaattctatctgttctgacgactttgacacctgcctacgttttgttcattcattcagtcgtattcattcattcaatcgtatttattgagcgcttactgtgtgcagggcactgtactaagcgcttgggaagtccaagtcggcaacgtatagagacggtccctacccaacagtgggctcacagtctagaaggggggacacggacaacaaaacatattaacaaaaccaaataaatagaataaatatgtacaaataaaatagagtaatacgtacaaacatatatacatatatacaggtgctgtggggaggggaaggagggggagaagaaggaaagtcacacagaagacaactggtggagctgggattcgaacccatgacctctgactccaaatcaatcaatcgtatttattgagcgcttactgtgtgcagagcactgtactaggcgcttgggaagtagtcttattcattcattcaattgtatttattgagcgcttaccgtgtgcagagcaccgtactaaacgcttgggaagtacaagttggcaacgtatagagacggtccctaccaacagtgggctcacagtctagaagggggagacggagaacataacaaaacatattaacaaaataaaataagtagaataaatatgtacaagtaaaagttgaaaacatatagatacggtccctacccaacagcgggctcacagtctagaagggggagacggacaacaaaacaaaacatattaacaaaataaaataagtagaataaatatgtacaagtaaaagttggaaacatatagagacagtccctacccgacagcgggctcacagtctagaagggggagacggacaacaaaacaaaacatattaacaaaataaaacaagtagaataaatacgtacaagtaaaagttgaaaacatatagatacggtccctacccaacagcgggctcacagtctagaagggggagacggacaacaaaacaaaacatattaacaaaataaaacaagtagaataaatatgtacaagtaaaagttggaaacatatagagacggtccctacccgacagcgggctcacagtctagaagatgccatcCCAGAAAATTTCTCCTAGTAGGACAAACTCTCTTCACATCCTGGTATGGACAATCACATTTCAACTCAAAGGAAGACTACAATGCAATCCAAAAGCTCCACCATTTTATTGAAGGAGCGCCTTAGATTCAAAAAACCTAAGATTTTCATCTGCTCAAATTTAAATTTGATGACCTAAACAGTTAGAGACCCTGAattcccccccgcccgccccacaGGTAAAATAGAAGGGACAGTTATATATGTAAAACCACACCATGAAGAAGCATCAACTTAAGCAAGTTTCTGAATTGAGATTTTTCATCAATAATGGCTATGGCAGTGCTCCTTACTTACTGACGCAAAACACActaatccattcaatcatatttactgtgagcccactgttgggtagggaccgtctccatatgttgccaacttggacttcccaagcgcttagtacagtgctctgcacactgtaagcgctcaataaatacgactgattgattgagcgcttactgtgtgcagagcactgtactaagcgcttgggaagtccaagttggcaacatagacggtccctacccaacagcgggctcacagtctagaagggggagacggacgacaaaacaaaacatgtggacgggtgtcaagtcgtcagaacaaatagaattaaagctagatgctcctcattaacaaaataaatagaagggtaattatgtccaagtaaaatagagtaataaatctgtacaaatatatatacaggtgctgtggggaggggaaggaggtgcctcggttccctcatctggaaaatggggattaagactttgagccccacaggggacaacctacaGTAGGCTACTGACAGGGCATTTAAAAAGAAGGGACTTGGAgtactgctgccaacttgtacttcccaagcgcttaggacagtgctctgcacacagtaagcgctcaatcaatacgatcgaatggatgaatagtaattacggtatttgttaagctccttactatgtgccaagcactactactTTCCCTTGTCAGctcccctacccaacatttatcCTTAGggtttcaacttgtacttccttagggtttcaacttgtacttctcaagcgcttagtacagtgctctgcacacagtaaacgctcaataaatacaattgaatggatgaatagtaattaaggtatctgttaagctccttactatgtgccaagcactactactttcccttgtcacctcccctaCGCAACAATTATCCTTAGggtttcaacttgtacttcaacttgtacttcccaagcgcttagtacagtgctctgcacacagtaagcgctcaataaatatgattgattgattgatttcccccatcCCTCGGCTCTCTTGCTCCATTGAACTGACCATCTTAGCGAGGGTCAGCACGATCCCTTCTAAGCCCCGGACCCCGAGCTGGGGGCAGCCGGAGACCCCCggggagctagagaagcagcgtgactcagtggaaagagcccgggcttgggagtcatgggtcgtgggttctaatcctgaccccgccacttgtctgctgcatgaccctgggcaggccacctcacttctctgggcctcggttccctcatctgtaaaatggggattgagactgcgagccccccgtg belongs to Tachyglossus aculeatus isolate mTacAcu1 chromosome 18, mTacAcu1.pri, whole genome shotgun sequence and includes:
- the LOC119940230 gene encoding cytochrome c1, heme protein, mitochondrial, whose product is MSSFPSLSRGRKVALSTLGVLAAGGAGLAVALHTAVAASDLELHPPSYPWSHRGFLSALDHASIRRGYQVYKQVCSSCHSMDYLAYRHLVGVCYTEAEAKALAEEAEVQDGPNEEGEMFTRPGKLSDYFPKPYPNPEAARAANNGALPPDLSYIIRARHGGEDYVFSLLTGYCDPPTGVSLREGLYFNPYFAGQAIGMAPPIYNEVLEFDDGTPATMSQVAKDVCTFLRWAAEPEHDSRKRMGLKMLLMMGLLLPLVYAMKRHKWSVLKSRKLAYRPPK